A part of Curtobacterium sp. MCLR17_036 genomic DNA contains:
- a CDS encoding glycosyltransferase family 39 protein, translated as MSSPRTGSITVRHTSSARTLRARLRDLALAGRDAVVRTPELTVGAVGVVVAAAFAWVPSVWYDEAATVTSAQRSWPALWAELQNVDAVHGLYYALVHVWFALVGYTPFTLRLPSALAIGVAAGLVVALGRRLGGVRLGVVSGLVFLVLPRVAWAGTEGRPYATVTTLSVLLTLVGLTAVRRTRSGRHATRWWVAYGAVAAVSVLFNVYLALAVVAHGVVLLWTGIADRDARRTAAVTARTGRVAPAMVDRRVVVRWAVASVAAAAAVSPFVLLAAGQTKQVGWITGIGWATARQVLATAWFGTVWPYAALAWVLMTVGVVMAARAVRAAHPDTRDVLRMQAVRVAVPLTVVPTALLVGATAAGEHLYTPKYASLSLPFVALLIGLAITAIRPRRWLALAVVAMVLVSVPTSTKVRLPHAKQDSHWATAAAIVDRERNWGTDGDVGIIHGSVWGHPTTTTQVISDTYPDAFTGMRDLAVTQTGAERGQLWDVNGDVATTVPARLDDVDEVFFVGGKSRNIRPQVTETLEGQGFHVVRWWHTGTVIIWKYSR; from the coding sequence GTGAGTTCCCCCCGTACCGGCAGCATCACGGTCCGACACACGTCGTCGGCCCGGACGCTGCGCGCACGGCTGCGGGACCTCGCCCTGGCAGGGCGCGACGCCGTCGTGCGCACCCCCGAGCTCACCGTCGGCGCCGTCGGTGTCGTGGTGGCCGCGGCCTTCGCCTGGGTGCCGTCCGTCTGGTACGACGAGGCCGCCACCGTCACGAGCGCGCAACGCAGCTGGCCCGCGCTCTGGGCCGAGCTGCAGAACGTCGACGCGGTGCACGGCCTGTACTACGCGCTCGTGCACGTGTGGTTCGCCCTCGTCGGCTACACCCCCTTCACGCTCCGGCTGCCGAGCGCGCTGGCGATCGGCGTCGCCGCCGGACTCGTCGTCGCCCTCGGCCGTCGCCTCGGCGGTGTCCGGCTCGGCGTCGTCTCCGGGCTCGTGTTCCTCGTACTCCCCCGCGTCGCGTGGGCGGGCACCGAGGGTCGGCCCTACGCCACGGTCACGACCCTCTCCGTGCTGCTGACCCTGGTCGGGCTGACCGCGGTGCGGCGCACCCGCTCCGGCCGGCACGCCACCCGGTGGTGGGTCGCCTACGGCGCGGTCGCCGCCGTGTCCGTGCTGTTCAACGTCTACCTCGCGCTCGCCGTCGTCGCGCACGGCGTCGTGCTCCTGTGGACCGGGATCGCCGACCGGGACGCCCGCCGCACCGCCGCGGTGACCGCGCGCACCGGTCGCGTGGCACCGGCCATGGTCGACCGACGGGTCGTCGTGCGCTGGGCCGTCGCCTCGGTCGCGGCCGCCGCCGCCGTCTCGCCCTTCGTGTTGCTCGCCGCCGGGCAGACGAAGCAGGTCGGCTGGATCACCGGCATCGGCTGGGCCACCGCGCGGCAGGTCCTGGCCACCGCCTGGTTCGGCACGGTGTGGCCGTACGCGGCCCTCGCCTGGGTGCTCATGACCGTCGGCGTCGTCATGGCCGCACGGGCCGTGCGTGCTGCCCACCCGGACACCCGCGATGTGCTCCGCATGCAGGCGGTCCGTGTCGCGGTGCCGCTGACCGTCGTGCCGACCGCGCTGCTCGTCGGGGCGACCGCCGCGGGCGAGCACCTGTACACGCCGAAGTACGCGAGCCTGAGCCTGCCGTTCGTCGCCCTGCTCATCGGCCTCGCGATCACCGCGATCCGGCCCCGTCGCTGGCTCGCGCTCGCCGTCGTCGCGATGGTGCTCGTCTCCGTGCCGACGAGCACGAAGGTCCGCCTGCCGCACGCCAAGCAGGACTCGCACTGGGCGACCGCCGCCGCCATCGTCGACCGCGAGCGCAACTGGGGCACCGACGGCGACGTCGGCATCATCCACGGCAGCGTCTGGGGCCACCCGACGACGACCACGCAGGTGATCTCCGACACCTACCCCGACGCGTTCACCGGCATGCGCGACCTCGCCGTGACGCAGACCGGCGCCGAGCGCGGCCAGCTCTGGGACGTCAACGGCGACGTCGCGACGACCGTCCCGGCGCGGCTCGACGACGTCGACGAGGTCTTCTTCGTCGGCGGCAAGTCACG